In Penaeus monodon isolate SGIC_2016 chromosome 15, NSTDA_Pmon_1, whole genome shotgun sequence, a genomic segment contains:
- the LOC119582358 gene encoding transient receptor potential protein-like → MTTRPGDHKTRPGDHKTRQPEDQATRRPGNQKTRQPEDQATRRPGNQKTRQPEDQATRRPGNQKTRQPEDQATRRPGNQKTRQPEDQATRRPGNQKTRQPEDLATRRPGNQKTRQPEDRQPEDQATR, encoded by the exons ATGACCACAAGACCAGGTGATCACAAGACCAG ACCAGGTGATCACAAGACCAGGCAACCAGAAGACCAGGCAACCAGAAGACCAGGCAACCAGAAGACCAGGCAACCAGAAGACCAGGCAACCAGAAGACCAGGCAACCAGAAGACCAGGCAACCAGAAGACCAGGCAACCAGAAGACCAGGCAACCAGAAGACCAGGCAACCAGAAGACCAGGCAACCAGAAGACCAGGTAACCAGAAGACAAGGCAACCAGAAGACCAGGCAACCAGAAGACCAGGCAACCAGAAGACCAGGCAACCAGAAGACCTGGCAACCAGAAGACCAGGCAACCAGAAGACCAGGCAACCAGAAGACAGGCAACCAGAAGACCAGGCAACCAGATGA